GAATATTGGGGGCAGATGGAATATGTGTTGCGGATCATCGACCGTGCGCCCGGGGCCCAGCGGGTCTATGCGCTATCCGGGCTGATCCTCGATGCCGGGGCCCTGTTCATCACCGATACGCACATGGTGCCCGAACCCACGCCCGAACAGATCGCCGAAATGACCTTGCTGGCCTGCAACGAGATTCGCCATTTCGGGCTGGAACCGCGCCCGGCACTCATGTCGCATTCCAACTTTGGTTCATCACACAGCCCCAGCGCCCGTAAAATGCGCACAGCACTTGCTCTGATCCGGGAAAAAGCGCCCGTTCTGGCGGTGGATGGGGAAATGCACGCCGATGCCGCCCTTTCGCAACCGCTGCGCGACCGGTTGATCCCGGATTCCCGTTTCACCGGCCCGGCCAACCTGCTGGTCATGCCCAATCTCGACGCGGCCAATATTACGCTGACCGCGCTCAGTGGATCGTCCAGTTCGCCCGTGGTCGGGCCGATGTTGATGGGCCTGTCCCAACCGATCCACGTGCTGCCGCCCGGTGTCACCTCGCGCTCCATCCTCAATCTCACCACGATTGCGGCGGCGGAAGCGCAATATCGGCAGGCTAAGGGATAGGAACCTCATGGCGCGCAGGGTCGATCCCGCGCGCCATGGCCGGTCTCAGACGAAACCGTCGACCCGTTCGATGATGATCGCCGGGGCCATGCCCCCGGCGGCACACATGGTTACCAGCCCGCGTTTTAGATCGCGCCGCTCCAGTTCGTCGAGAACGGTGCCGATCAGGATCGCCCCCGTCGCACCGATCGGATGGCCCAGCGCGATGGCCCCGCCATTCACGTTGACCTTTTCCCGGTCAAGCCGAAGATCGCGGACGAACTTTTCCGCGACCACGGCAAAGGCCTCGTTGATTTCCCACAGGTCGATATCATCGACAGTCAGGCCGGTTTTCGCGAGAATTTTGTGCACGGCAGGCACCGGTGCGTTGAGCATCAATGTGGGGCAATCGCCAACATTGGTCGCCGCAACCACGCGGGCGCGCGGCTTCAACCCATGGCGGCGGGCATAATCGGCAGAGGCCAGCAAGACCCCGGCAGCGCCGTCAACCACCCCGCTGGAATTGCCTGCGTGATGCACCGGTTTGATCGCCAGATCGGGATAGCGGGCGTTGATCAGTTTGCGGAACGTCGTGCCTTGCCCGTCCAGCGGCATATCGGCCAATCCGCCGAATGACGGTTTGAGTGCCGCCAGTTCTTCCGCCGTGGTGCCGGGGCGGGGAAATTCTTCGCGATCCAGTGCCAGGGTGCCATCCGCGCGATAGACGGGGATCAGGCTCTTGTCGAAATGCCCCCCTTCCACAGCGCGCGCGGCACGGCGCTGGCTTTCCAGCGCCCAGGCATCCAGCGCATCCCTGCCGATCCCGTCCATCGCCGCGATGGCATCGCCGCAGACGCCCTGATGCGATTGCGGATGCACCGCCTGCAGCCGTGCATTGCCCGAATCCAGCCCCAACGGCCTGACGCCTGCCGCCAGATCCTCTGCCATCATGGTCCCAAGCAGCGACATCATTTCCGTGCCGCCCGCGATCACCAGATCTTCCATGCCACCACGGATCTGTCCGGCCGCCAGACTGACAGCGGTAATCCCACCGCCGCAGAACCGGTCGAGCGTCATCCCGCTGGCACGTATATCGTATCCCGCATCCAGCGCGGCCATGCGGCCCAAATCGCATCCCTGCTTGCCCTTCTGGGTGCTCACGCTCCAGATCACGTCGTCAACCTCAGCCGTGTTGAGCGCGTTGCGTTCCGCCAGCGCCTTCAGAACAGCGGCGGCAAGATGCTGCGGGTGAAGATCGGCCAGGGCCCCCTTGCCCACTTTTCCAATCCCGCGCGGGGTGCGCACCGCATCGATGATATAGGCTTCGCTCATCGCATCAGGCCTCCGCCGGTTCGGCAAAGCGCGCGCGCAGCGCCTTCTTGTCGGGTTTGCCCACTGCTGTCTGCGGGATCGCATCGATGAACACCACCCGTTTGGGTGCCTGAATGGAGCCCTTGTGTTCCCGCACCAGCGCGATCAGTTCGCCATCGTCCACCGCGCCACCCGGGCGCAGGACCACGGCGGCGCAAACCGCCTCCCCCCATTTGGGATCAGGTATGCCGAACACCGAAACCTGCGCCACCGCGGAATGCGTTGCGATCACATTCTCGACTTCGCTCGGGAAGACGTTGAAGCCCCCGGTCACGATCATATCCTTCTTGCGATCGACAATGCGCAGGAACCCATCCGGGTCCTTCACCGCGACATCGCCGGTATGCAGCCAACCGCCCGACAGCGCTTCACTGGTCTGTTCCGCCCGATCGAGATAGCCGTTCATCACCAGCATGCCGCGCACGCAGATTTCCCCCGGCTGCCCATCGGGCACGGGCTGGTTGTCATCGTCGAGCAAGGCGACATTGATAAACGGGACCGGGCGTCCGCACGAGGCAAGCCGCTGCGGGTTATCGGGATCATGCTCCGACTTGCGCATGGTGCAGATCGTCATCGGCGCTTCGGCCTGGCCGTAGAACTGGAAGAACACTTTCCCCAGCCGTTCGATCCCTTCCTTCAACCGCGCGGGCGACATCAACGATGCGCCATACATGATCGTTTCCAGACTGGAGAGGTCGTACTTGTCGAAATCGGGATGATCGAGCAGCGTGTAGATCATCGTCGGCACCAGCATGGTGCAGTTGATCCTGTACTTTTCAATCGCTGCCAGCACCGCCCCCGGTTCGAACGCCGGCAGCACGAACATCGTCCCATGTTTGAACAGGGTCGGCCCGAACAGGGCCCCCCCCGCATGGCTCAACGGAACGACGGCCAGAACGCGCGGTTCTGTCGGCCATTCCCATTCCGCCAGCGTGATCTGCAACATGGTGCCCCCCACGCGCGGCGTGGAGGGGATCGCCTTGGGCTTGCCGGTCGTACCCCCGGAATAAGACAGGCCGGTGATCACATTGGGATCAACCATGCGTACCGGTAGCGGCGTGGCTGGCATCGTGGCGGCCAGAGCCAGAATATCGCGGCCACTGCCACCCGCACCCAGAGCCAGGATCGCCCGCAACTTCTCACTCCGCGCTGCGAGTTCGGTGGCGCGCTGCTCAAATTTCGCCGGATCGTAGACCAGCGCGGTGATCCCTGCATCATCGATCGCAAAGAGATGATCTTCGACCGAGCTTAACGGGTGGAGCGCGACCTGGCAGCCTCCGGCATAACCGATGGCCTGCTGCAATTGCAGCACTTCGACCGCATTCCCCATAAGCAGACCGACCCGGTCTCCGGGCGAAACGCCTGCCGCATTCAGCGCCTGCGCCAACTGGCTGATCGCGTCCACCATCTGGCCCCCAGTCCAGCTGCGGCCCCCGATCATTTCGACAACCACCCTGTCGCGGTCACGTTCGAACGCGTTGACGAAGGGGGAAACAGGATACGCAGACGGGTGTTGGACCTCGCTCATTTCGGCAACCTCTCCTGAATTATGCTGTTCTGTTATCAGGTCGCCTTTACCGGCAGTGCGACCAGAAGGTGTAAAAACCTAACAGCCGCACTGTTTTTGACAACTCCCTGCTGGGCCATGGACGCAATTCCATGGCCATGATCGCAAAGCGATCGAACGTACCGAAATAGTATCAAATGCTTACGAGAATCTGTTAGAGCCCTTCTCGCCGTGCCGCTTCAGGCGATCGACACAGTACTGGCGACAAAAGCCCGCCATCCGCCAAGATGGGTGATATCCTTTGCCCCGTCCATCGCGCGGGGTTCCGCCACGAATCCCTTCACCTGCGATCCATCGGCCAGCGTGACAGTGCCGATGGCCAAAGGCGCGGGAACCTCCGCAACGAAGCTGCCGAAAGCGGCGACATCGAGTTCATAGACCTCCACCGCGATGGCGGCCCCGTCAGCGGCATGAACCAGCGCCGGTTTGGGCGGCATGCTGTCCGCCATGGCGTAGAGCCGGTATGTCGGCGCGGTCTGCGTCGCCTGTGTCAGGCGCGCACCGCGCGATGTCAGCTGCCAATGCAGCGGCATCCCTTCGAGATGGGCACCGACGACGGCCAGTTTGACTGTTTCCACAACACCCTCCAGATCCAATGGCGGCTGCTCTGGTATATCCGCCTGTTCAAGGTAGGCACGCCCGGCATCCAGCAAGGCGCGATCCGTCCACGCCGGGGCGATCAGCGTAATGCCGAAACCGGTGCGATTATCCCGGTAACCCGCAGGCAGGGCCAGCGCCGCCATATCGAGCAGATTGACGAAATTGGTGTAGATTCCGAGATTGCTGTTCAGCACCACCGGCGCCGCGCGCATTTCCGCGATGCGGTAGATCGTCGGTGCGGTGGGCAAGGCCAGCATATCGATATCGCGCCACATCGCCTCGGCATGGCGCTGCAATTCCGCCAGACGATACATGCCTTTGAACACGTCGGTGCCACTGGTGGAACGGCCACCTTCCACGATCGCGCGGACAGTGGGATCGAACGCGTCGGCATGATCGGCCAAGAACCCTTCCAGCGCGGCGGTCCGTTCGGCCACCCATGGCCCGTTGTAGAGCAGCAGGGCGGCCTCTTTCAGCGGCGCCATGTCCACGTCCACAATCGCAGCACCCGTGGCGGCCAGTTGCGCCAGCGCCGTATCATAAAGACGTTCGGATGCCGCATCGCCGCACCAGGCCAGCTGATCGCGCCGGGGCACCCCGATCCGCGCCATGCCGACAGAGCGATCCTCCAGCGGACGGGAGAGCGAATCCGCCGGATCGAACCCCGCCACCACCTGATCGACCAGTTGCGCGTCTGCGATCGTCTGCGCGAACACGGTGATACAATCGAGCGAACGGCAGGCTGGCACCAGCCCGCGCGTGCTCCACCGCCCCTTGGTCGGCTTCATGCCGATCAGGCCATTGAAAGCCGCCGGAACACGGCCAGACCCCGCCGTATCGGTGCCCAGCGCAATCGGCACCAGACCGGCCGCCACCACGACAGCGGAACCGGAACTGGACCCGCCACTCACATAGCTGCGATTAAAGACGCAGGCAGGCGCGCCATACGGGCTGCGCGTGCCATTCAGCCCCGTGGCGAACTGATCGAGATTGGTCTTGCCAACCGGCACCGCACCCGCAGCGATCATCCGTTCCACAACATGCGCGGATCGTTCCGGAACATAGGCGAAATCGGGGCAGGCCGCCGTGGTGGGAACCCCGCCAAGGTCGATATTGTCCTTGATGGCGAAGGGCACCCCCGCCAGTGGCAGGTGTTCGCCCCGCGCCAGCCGTTCGTCCACCTGCCGCGCGGCAGCGATCACCGCATCCTCATCGCTCCGGGTGATCCACGCTTGCGGTTGCACGGCATCGTAAATCGCGATCCGCGTCAGAACATCCTGCGCTACGGCCAATGCAGTTGTCTCGCCCCGCAATACGGCTGCGGCGATCGCAGTAGCGTCCATGATCATGTCGGCTCCAGCGCGAGGATCGGGCCACCCGGGCTGACCGGCTGGCGTTCTTTCACATAGAGACGACGCACCGTCCCGCTCATCGGGCTGAGCACCTTGCTCTCCATTTTCATCGCCTCGATGATCGCGATCGGTTCCCCTTCCGCAAC
This genomic window from Caenibius tardaugens NBRC 16725 contains:
- a CDS encoding acetyl-CoA C-acetyltransferase; this encodes MSEAYIIDAVRTPRGIGKVGKGALADLHPQHLAAAVLKALAERNALNTAEVDDVIWSVSTQKGKQGCDLGRMAALDAGYDIRASGMTLDRFCGGGITAVSLAAGQIRGGMEDLVIAGGTEMMSLLGTMMAEDLAAGVRPLGLDSGNARLQAVHPQSHQGVCGDAIAAMDGIGRDALDAWALESQRRAARAVEGGHFDKSLIPVYRADGTLALDREEFPRPGTTAEELAALKPSFGGLADMPLDGQGTTFRKLINARYPDLAIKPVHHAGNSSGVVDGAAGVLLASADYARRHGLKPRARVVAATNVGDCPTLMLNAPVPAVHKILAKTGLTVDDIDLWEINEAFAVVAEKFVRDLRLDREKVNVNGGAIALGHPIGATGAILIGTVLDELERRDLKRGLVTMCAAGGMAPAIIIERVDGFV
- the atzF gene encoding allophanate hydrolase, with amino-acid sequence MDATAIAAAVLRGETTALAVAQDVLTRIAIYDAVQPQAWITRSDEDAVIAAARQVDERLARGEHLPLAGVPFAIKDNIDLGGVPTTAACPDFAYVPERSAHVVERMIAAGAVPVGKTNLDQFATGLNGTRSPYGAPACVFNRSYVSGGSSSGSAVVVAAGLVPIALGTDTAGSGRVPAAFNGLIGMKPTKGRWSTRGLVPACRSLDCITVFAQTIADAQLVDQVVAGFDPADSLSRPLEDRSVGMARIGVPRRDQLAWCGDAASERLYDTALAQLAATGAAIVDVDMAPLKEAALLLYNGPWVAERTAALEGFLADHADAFDPTVRAIVEGGRSTSGTDVFKGMYRLAELQRHAEAMWRDIDMLALPTAPTIYRIAEMRAAPVVLNSNLGIYTNFVNLLDMAALALPAGYRDNRTGFGITLIAPAWTDRALLDAGRAYLEQADIPEQPPLDLEGVVETVKLAVVGAHLEGMPLHWQLTSRGARLTQATQTAPTYRLYAMADSMPPKPALVHAADGAAIAVEVYELDVAAFGSFVAEVPAPLAIGTVTLADGSQVKGFVAEPRAMDGAKDITHLGGWRAFVASTVSIA
- a CDS encoding AMP-binding protein, which codes for MSEVQHPSAYPVSPFVNAFERDRDRVVVEMIGGRSWTGGQMVDAISQLAQALNAAGVSPGDRVGLLMGNAVEVLQLQQAIGYAGGCQVALHPLSSVEDHLFAIDDAGITALVYDPAKFEQRATELAARSEKLRAILALGAGGSGRDILALAATMPATPLPVRMVDPNVITGLSYSGGTTGKPKAIPSTPRVGGTMLQITLAEWEWPTEPRVLAVVPLSHAGGALFGPTLFKHGTMFVLPAFEPGAVLAAIEKYRINCTMLVPTMIYTLLDHPDFDKYDLSSLETIMYGASLMSPARLKEGIERLGKVFFQFYGQAEAPMTICTMRKSEHDPDNPQRLASCGRPVPFINVALLDDDNQPVPDGQPGEICVRGMLVMNGYLDRAEQTSEALSGGWLHTGDVAVKDPDGFLRIVDRKKDMIVTGGFNVFPSEVENVIATHSAVAQVSVFGIPDPKWGEAVCAAVVLRPGGAVDDGELIALVREHKGSIQAPKRVVFIDAIPQTAVGKPDKKALRARFAEPAEA